A single window of Deltaproteobacteria bacterium DNA harbors:
- a CDS encoding amidohydrolase has protein sequence MNAVAEAALYTGGEIVTLDPATPHAEALASAGDRILAVGSAAECRGALVAAGARDFAHVDLSGRALLPGFIDTHLHPVMLVYYDMNADLHGVRSIAELQGALRRRASDLPPDEWLIGLRLEDETLAERRLPTRSELDAACADRPVVVVKHDGHGAAANSLALASAGIDANTPDPPGGRIARDRDGRPLGPCYEAAAQRLLGRAPAPELARLKSAASRSFARLPACGITSAGVVLQTDEEGPAGAAGSLESLALQLLLPELPISTYAILVGRSVAAAVAARATPLHDPAAGRRVGGFKIFSDGTFGSCTACMHEPFSDRPGERGFMTLEDDEILARMRAAHAAALQICVHAIGDRAIERCIDLYQRLLAEAPRRDHRHRIEHASIIAPEQIARIARLGLCVSTQPLFIHSEKDWLHKRLGAERAKRVYPLRSLIDAGVLVAGASDAPVESLDVLHAIQCCVTREGFEPQQSLSASEALRLFTSDAARLQFEESEKGTLRAGLRADLVLLSASPLAVPATRISEIRVLRTVSGGRVVHDAGEA, from the coding sequence TTGAACGCGGTCGCCGAAGCCGCGCTCTACACGGGCGGAGAGATCGTCACGCTCGACCCGGCGACGCCGCACGCGGAGGCGCTGGCGAGCGCGGGAGATCGCATCCTCGCCGTCGGAAGCGCGGCCGAGTGTCGCGGGGCGCTCGTCGCGGCCGGCGCGCGCGACTTCGCGCACGTCGACCTGTCCGGGCGCGCGCTCCTGCCGGGATTCATCGACACGCACCTGCACCCCGTCATGCTCGTCTACTACGACATGAACGCCGATCTGCACGGCGTGCGCAGCATCGCCGAGCTGCAGGGCGCGCTGCGTCGGCGCGCGTCCGATCTGCCGCCGGACGAGTGGCTGATCGGGCTGCGCCTCGAGGACGAGACTCTCGCCGAGCGCAGGCTTCCGACGCGGAGCGAGCTCGACGCCGCGTGCGCCGATCGTCCCGTCGTGGTGGTGAAGCACGACGGGCACGGCGCCGCCGCCAATTCGCTCGCGCTCGCGAGCGCCGGAATCGACGCGAACACCCCCGATCCGCCGGGCGGCAGGATCGCGCGCGATCGCGACGGCCGCCCGCTCGGGCCCTGCTACGAGGCCGCCGCGCAGCGCCTCCTCGGCCGCGCGCCCGCGCCCGAGCTGGCGCGCCTGAAGAGCGCGGCGAGCCGCTCGTTCGCGCGACTTCCCGCCTGCGGCATCACCTCCGCCGGCGTCGTGCTCCAGACCGACGAGGAGGGGCCGGCGGGCGCCGCGGGAAGTCTGGAGTCACTCGCCCTGCAGCTCCTGCTCCCGGAGCTGCCGATCTCGACCTACGCGATCCTGGTCGGGCGCAGTGTCGCCGCGGCGGTCGCCGCGCGCGCGACGCCGCTCCACGACCCGGCCGCCGGGCGCAGAGTCGGCGGCTTCAAGATCTTCTCCGACGGCACGTTCGGGAGCTGCACGGCGTGCATGCACGAGCCGTTCAGCGATCGGCCCGGCGAGCGCGGCTTCATGACGCTCGAAGACGACGAGATCCTCGCGCGGATGCGCGCGGCCCACGCCGCGGCGCTGCAGATCTGCGTCCACGCGATCGGGGATCGCGCGATCGAGCGGTGCATCGATCTGTACCAGCGGCTCCTCGCGGAGGCCCCGCGCCGCGATCACCGTCACCGCATCGAGCACGCGTCGATCATCGCGCCGGAGCAGATCGCCCGGATCGCGCGCCTCGGGCTCTGCGTCTCGACCCAGCCGCTCTTCATCCACTCCGAGAAGGACTGGCTGCACAAACGGCTCGGCGCCGAGCGTGCGAAGCGGGTCTATCCGCTGCGTTCGCTGATCGACGCCGGAGTCCTGGTCGCGGGCGCCTCCGACGCGCCCGTCGAATCGCTCGACGTGCTGCACGCGATCCAGTGCTGCGTGACGCGCGAGGGCTTCGAGCCGCAGCAGTCGCTGTCCGCGTCCGAGGCGCTGCGCTTGTTCACGAGCGACGCGGCGCGGCTCCAGTTCGAGGAGTCCGAGAAGGGAACGCTCCGCGCGGGCCTGCGCGCCGATCTGGTGCTTCTCTCGGCCAGTCCGCTCGCCGTTCCCGCGACGCGGATCTCGGAGATTCGCGTGCTCCGCACCGTCTCGGGCGGGCGCGTCGTGCACGACGCGGGCGAAGCCTAA